Below is a genomic region from Leucobacter exalbidus.
AGCGCAAGCTCGCCGACAAGCTCGTATCTCGCTTCACCACGGTGAAGAACGGCAAGCTCGGGCTGAAGCTCTCTGACGACGCCATCATTCGCATGGTGTGCCTGCAAGAACTCGAAGAGTCGAACGCGTCGGCCGACGGCCTCAACGTGTTCACGATGGTGCGCCAGATCGGTCAGGCGAAGGCCGGCCTCGCCGCCGATTACGCGGCTCAGCTCGTGCGCTCGGTGGGCAAGGTCGTGTTCTTTGCCAAGCACGTCGACGTCATGGACAAGGTGGAAACGCAGCTGGCCGAGGCTGGCCTGCGCACCGTGTCGATTCGTGGCGATCAGACCGCCGTGTTCCGGCAAGAACAGATCGACCTGTTCAACACTGACCCCGAGGTTTCGGTGGCGGTGTGCTCGCTGACCGCCGCCGGTGTGGGCGTGAACCTGCAGGCCGCCTCAAACGTGGTGCTGGCCGAGCTGTCGTGGACCGACGCCGAGCAGACGCAGGCGATCGACCGCGTGCACCGCATCGGGCAGGAAGAACCCGTCACTGCGTGGCGTATCGTCGCCGCCCAGACCATTGACGCGCGCATTGCCGAGCTCATCGACGGCAAGGCCGGCCTCGCCGCCCGCGCCCTCGACGGCGGCCCCGCACGCGAAGAGGATGCTGACCCCGTGCAGCTGCTCGCGCTGATGCAGGTACTGCGTCGCGCGCTTGCCGCCGCGTAGTACTGGGCGCAACGTTTAGGCTCAACGCCTAGGGGCAACGCCCCGCGCTGAAATGAAGGCCGTGGCAGCCGGTTCCCATTACGGGAACTGGCTGCCGCGGCCATTTTTTGTGCGCAAAACGGGTGCGAAGCAGGCCTGAATTAACGCGCAGGCACAACCCGTGCGAAACCTGGCAGTATTACCACTCACGCATCGTATAGCTGCCACCGATAGCATGGAGCTTGAGGCATTGTGGCCCGCGCCAGGCGGGCGTCGAATGAGGAGAAACATGCGCATAGGTGTGCTTTGTTCAGGTGGCGACAGCCCCGGCATGAACGCTGCGATTCGCGGCGCGGTGCTGCGCGGCGTCGATGTACACGGCTTTGAGATGGTCGGCTTTATGGACGGCTGGCGAGGCTTTCACGAGGGTGACCTCATCGAGCTCGACCGCACGGCCGTGCGCGGGCTCTCGCCGCTCGGGGGAGTGGTGCTCGGTACCAGCCGGGTACCTCCCTTCGAAGCGCCGATCGGTGATGACGTAGAAGCGGGTCTCGCCCCGATTGAAGCCAAAATGGAGCAGTACGGCATCGACGCCTTTATGCTCATCGGGGGCAACGGCACCCAGACCGTGGCACAGATTCTGTCAGGCGGGGGGATCCCGGTCATCGGGCTCCCTAAAACCATCGACAATGACTTGAGCGGCACCGACTTCACGTTTGGGTTCGACACCGCGGTCTCGATTGCGGCCGAAGCCATTGACCGGCTTCGCACCACCGGTGACTCACACCGTCGCTGCATGGTGCTCGAGGTGATGGGACGCGACGCGGGCTGGATCGCACTGCACGCCGGCATGGCCGGCGGCGCACAGGTCTCGCTGATTCCCGAGCGCCCCGAGTCCATCGAGCAGGTGAGCGAGTGGGTACTCAGCGTGCGCGACCGCGGACGTTCGTCGCTCGTGGTGGTGGCCGAGGGATTCAAGCTCAAGGGCGGCGAATCGGTGGTGCGCGACGGCCTCGACGGGTACGGACGCCCCAGGCTGGGCGGCGTCGCAGAAACTCTTGCACCTCTGATCGAGCAGCACACCGGCATTGAAACCCGGGCGACGGTGCTCGGGCATGTGCAGCGCGGTGGCTCACCCACCGCATTCGACCGGGTGCTCGCCACGCGCACCGGTATGGCCGCGGCCGACGCCGCCCGCTCGGGGCAGTGGGGCACAATGGCGGCGCTCAAGGGGGACCGCGTCGAAATGGTGCCGCTCGAAGAAGCGGTGGGCCGGCTCAAGACGGTGCCCGTGGCCCGCTACGAAGAAGTGCGCCTGAACTTCGGCTAACCCTGAACGTCGGATAGCACTGAACTTCGGTTCACCAGACGTAGCAATAGTTCGGCCCGGGGCGTGTGTACGCCCCGGGCCGAACTATTATTCCCAGCGATGCCTGCGTTAGATACCGAGCGCAGCCTTCACATCGTTAATGCTCGGGTTCGTGGCCGTCGTGCCGTCGGGGTAAATCACGGTCGGCACCACCTGGTTGCCGCCGTTGATCTCGCCGACGAGCTCGGGCGTACCCGGCGTCTGCTCGATATCAACGATCGTGTACCCGATACCGGTCTTATCGAGCATGAGCTTGAGGCGCTTGCAGTAGCCGCACCACTCGGTCGAAAACATGGTGATGGTTCCGGCGGCGGGCGTAAATTCTGCAACAGTGCTCATTGAAGCTCCTTAAGGTGTTTATTTCAGTCTAGATTGTGCAACCTGCTCCCACCCCGAATAATTCCGGCTGACAGGCACCCCATAGCGCATGAATGCTGCTTTCAGGTGAACGGAGGGTGAACACGCAAAGCCTGGCTTGACCTCACACCGTTCTGGTGGAACCATAAGTGTGGCGCACGCGGGTCTTTCGACTGCCTCAACAAACGGTGAAGTTTAGATGACTTCGCGGGGTGTCCCCAGGAACCAAATACCTAACGAAAGACGCCGGTGGAACTCACTCTCATCGTGCTGCTGGTCATCGTACTGGCTCTCTTCTTCGACTTCACTAACGGTTTCCATGACACCGCGAATGCGATGGCTACCCCCATCGCGACCGGTGCGCTGAAGCCCAAGACCGCGGTGATTCTTGCCGCGTGTCTGAACCTAGTCGGAGCCTTCCTCTCTACAGAGGTTGCCAAAACTATTTCGGGCGGCATCATCAACGAGGGTGAAGGCGGGGTGCTCATCTCGCCAGAGATGATCTTCGCTGGTCTCCTCGGTGCTGTGGTCTGGAACTTGGTTACCTGGCTCTACGGTTTGCCGTCGAGCTCCTCACACGCACTCTTTGGTGGCCTGATTGGCGCCGCTGTGGTCGGTGCAGGCTTCGAAGCAATTAACGGCGCGGGTCTCCTCTCGAAGGTGCTCATCCCCGCGCTGGCTGCTCCGCTCACCGCCGGCATCGTGGCGTTCATCGCCACCAAGGTGGCCTACGCGATTACGCGACGCAACGACGGCAAGAAAGACGGCCGCGGTCGCTACCGCTACGCCCAGATCGCTTCGTCATCGCTGATCGCCCTCGCACACGGCACGAACGACGCCCAGAAAACGATGGGTGTCATCACGCTGACGCTCGTCGCTGCGAACCTGCAGGATCCAGACACTGGCCCGCACATCTGGGTCGTCGTCACCTGTGCGCTTGCAATCGCCCTGGGCACCTACTCGGGCGGCTGGCGCATCATTCGCACGATGGGTGCGGGTCTCACGCAGGTGAAGCCCGCTCAGGGCTTTGCCGCTGAGACGAGCACCGCCGCAACGATCCTCGCCTCGACGCACCTCGGCTTCGCGCTCTCAACAACGCAGGTCGCCTCGGGCTCGGTCATCGGCTCAGGCCTCGGCCGCCGCGGATCAACGGTGCGCTGGCGTACCGTCGGCCGCATCGCCTCGGGCTGGCTGTTCACGCTGCCCGCCGCTGGCGCGGTAGGCGCGCTGGCTGCGGTTATCGCGCACATCGGCCCGGTCGGCATCATCATCGACGCGGTGATTGGGTTCGGCGTCATCTTGTTCATCTTCTGGCGCTCAAACCGCAACAAGGTGGATCACGATAACGCGATTCCCTCGCCCGACGTTGCCGAGTCTGGCTACGCCGTGCGTATTCGCAAGGGCACAGTCAAGGCAGAGACGACGCCGACCGGTTCGGTGCAGTCACTGTCACCCGTTGAGCAGTCTGCCGTGCGAGACGACCGTGCAGCGCGCGAGGCCCGCAAGGCCGCAGAACGCGCGGTACGAGCTGCCGAAAAGGCCGAGCGTGCAGCACGCAAGAAAAACGGTAAGGGCAAGAAGTCGGGGGACGCACGATGATCGACTGGATGGCATTCGTCACGGTATTCGTGGTCTCGCTCGGTTCGGCCGTGTTTGTGGTCGCACTGTACTCCCTCGGCATTCGTTTCCTCGCGACTCCCGCGGCCCCGGCCCGGCGTGCTGACGGCACGCTCGAGCCGGTGGGCGCGCCGCGTGATGACGAAGATGACGACATCGAAGAGGCCGAGCGCCCCGCGTGGGCTACGTTCTGCGCGC
It encodes:
- a CDS encoding inorganic phosphate transporter; translated protein: MELTLIVLLVIVLALFFDFTNGFHDTANAMATPIATGALKPKTAVILAACLNLVGAFLSTEVAKTISGGIINEGEGGVLISPEMIFAGLLGAVVWNLVTWLYGLPSSSSHALFGGLIGAAVVGAGFEAINGAGLLSKVLIPALAAPLTAGIVAFIATKVAYAITRRNDGKKDGRGRYRYAQIASSSLIALAHGTNDAQKTMGVITLTLVAANLQDPDTGPHIWVVVTCALAIALGTYSGGWRIIRTMGAGLTQVKPAQGFAAETSTAATILASTHLGFALSTTQVASGSVIGSGLGRRGSTVRWRTVGRIASGWLFTLPAAGAVGALAAVIAHIGPVGIIIDAVIGFGVILFIFWRSNRNKVDHDNAIPSPDVAESGYAVRIRKGTVKAETTPTGSVQSLSPVEQSAVRDDRAAREARKAAERAVRAAEKAERAARKKNGKGKKSGDAR
- a CDS encoding mycoredoxin — encoded protein: MSTVAEFTPAAGTITMFSTEWCGYCKRLKLMLDKTGIGYTIVDIEQTPGTPELVGEINGGNQVVPTVIYPDGTTATNPSINDVKAALGI
- a CDS encoding 6-phosphofructokinase, coding for MRIGVLCSGGDSPGMNAAIRGAVLRGVDVHGFEMVGFMDGWRGFHEGDLIELDRTAVRGLSPLGGVVLGTSRVPPFEAPIGDDVEAGLAPIEAKMEQYGIDAFMLIGGNGTQTVAQILSGGGIPVIGLPKTIDNDLSGTDFTFGFDTAVSIAAEAIDRLRTTGDSHRRCMVLEVMGRDAGWIALHAGMAGGAQVSLIPERPESIEQVSEWVLSVRDRGRSSLVVVAEGFKLKGGESVVRDGLDGYGRPRLGGVAETLAPLIEQHTGIETRATVLGHVQRGGSPTAFDRVLATRTGMAAADAARSGQWGTMAALKGDRVEMVPLEEAVGRLKTVPVARYEEVRLNFG